Genomic segment of Sander vitreus isolate 19-12246 chromosome 17, sanVit1, whole genome shotgun sequence:
AGTGTTCTTCTTCTGTTTAATAGTAGATTGCAACCTCGCCACCTATTGTCTCCCAACAAAATACATACCAACTAATCACTaactagggctgttggaacaaatACCGAACGAtgactagtcgttttggtgcctattCCTAACTGTCATCACCGCATAATGCTCACTTTTTCTCGACTAAACGCTGTAGAGACAAATTCCGCAACTGCATAGTACATTTCTCGCATAAAATTCCAAACAAGCTGCCATTATGGTGTGTTTTGAAATCCGGGAACAGACGCGTTGTTTAGAATCCCACTTTGTTTCTTGCAGAGCGAGCGGTCGGAGCAGAGGAGAGTTTAACTTTAGTAGCGAAGATATCAGGTGAATACAGCACATGAATGTATAATAAGAACGGTACAGCAGGGTTTGCGGTTTTGTGCACTGTAAGCTGTAGTAGGAAAAGTTAACAACACCCTTTTTCCGGTGCGTTCTTGACTTTGAATGTGACACACCAGAAGAAAAAATCAAACCCATTTTTGTCTACTTACAATGGGAAAGAGAGTCTTTCATTAGCAGAATTTCCAGTTCAAAAACTCACATATATGTGCTCATTTGATGTAGGAAAAGGGTATAAGAAACAAGACTGACTTGTGATTCTAATTCATAGGTTTACTAAAGAGTGACACACCATAATATAGCTGGTTACACTGCCGTCTGGTGGAGATCCCAACACACTACAAATAGGCAAACTGGCCAATACTTTACACAGCCATATCAGTGTTTAACTAAACAACACGACACAAAAATGATCGGCATCGGCGCTCAATCGGCAGATATTGCTCATTGATGATCATAAATCGGTATCGGAGGCTAAAACGTGATCGGGACATCTCTACTCAGCAGTGTTCATTGTCCTGCATGTTTCCTAGTTAAATGCAGACCTCTGTGCCACTCTGCCAAATAATCTAGCCGATTGACACTAATGCTGATGAACATGCATctaatgcctaccatacaccagaagactttgaacagactttgaatGGACtacagtctgacaccatctcacatcatCAACGTTAGAAAAATTGAACCAAGCTAGTTAGCTAccactagcgttagctggtaattTAATGGAACGTTTGTAGATGAtctgttctgctgtacatgcagatgaattgCGGCAGTACCGCGGGAGGTCCGTGTTTATCCGCCGGTAAAACTCCTGTTGGATGACACGCTTTAAAAGGGTTGAAAAttggcaactttccctctttagcgtttagcttttAGCATCCATAAAGAATACTGGctcttagggctgggcaatatatcagtattatatcgatatcgtgatatgggactagatatcgtcttagattttggatatggtaatatcgtgatatgacagaagtgttgtcttttactggttttaaaggctgcattacagtaaagtgatgtacttttctgaacttaccggactgttctagctgttctattatttgccttttctccACTTAGACATCATGTCCACTGGgcgctcagttggtagagctggcgcccatatatagaggtttactcctcgacgcagtgggcccgggttcgactctgacctgcggccctttgctgcatgtcattccccccctcttccccctttcatgtcttctgctgtcctatcaaaataaaggctgaaaattcccaaaaaataatcctaaaaaaaaagaagacacaatgtccacattactgaagattatttatctaaaatctgagtgtgaagatattttgttcaagcaccaattgtcaaccctagaatatcggcgcaatatcgatatcgaggtatttggtcaagaatatcgtgatatctgattttcacCCTATTATCGCCCAGCCCAACTGGCTCTagctgtttgctgcttcctgtttggtgctggagggagcgcacccattgATTGTtgatagagatgcaccgatagaccggccagtgaccggaattggccggttttcacgtgctcggccatgaccggtgaccggcaggtcagtctgatatatgccgatttcatgccggtcactgctacaattaactgacaacaagttatacgagttacagttttcaaggacgcacgcacacacggatgcgacagcacagtctctttttcccgCCGTGTGTCccgcgtacccgctcgcggtgtgaagcgcgtgtccgcgctattctcgcacatgtagggaacctcgtgaattaacctgcaacatgtcagctgtttggaaattcttcagcgtgtgtacagaagataacaagtttgcaatatgcaacacctgcaaggaaaaagtagagcgtggagggacgacaccaaaaaccaaaatcacatttttttaagttggatattggacgtgaaaagaaggaaatggttgcaacgttgctctttagatgtgtgtgaatttcccacaccaggagtactttatatagttctattttatagtgatccattatctgttcaaaaaatgttgtatgttctatgcaaaatgttctattaaagaaaagatagaaaatacatatttgtgtgtgctgtaaagtggttagaaaaaatgaaagcggaatcggctaaaatctgtatcggctggcctaactcaatgGAAATCGGAAttggcctagaaagttgtaattggtgcatctttagttgttgacaatgttcacatgatttaacttcatgAGAGAGCTAGACTGTTTTAGTAGTCCATGACCCATCACTGCTATGATCTTAAATGTGTTTCCTGGCCCCTTACTTTGGCAGACGGGTAAGCTGCAACTCTCTCACTTTGGTTAACAATTTCTGAATATCCTCTAactgaattatttatttatttttttacctttccCTCACAGTGACTATTTATTCAAGCTCCTCCTGATTGGTGACTCTGGTGTTGGAAAGTCTTGCCTTCTCCTCCGATTTGCAGTAAGTTTCCCCAAAATAGCACATTTATATTAACTCAGTTTTCACCTTAAGTGGGATTCAGTCTTACAGTATTTTGAGTTTTAACTATGCAGTGATTTCATGCAGACTGTTGAAAGCTGTCTTCAATTGGGCAACCATATATTATTGCTTTCTTAACTGGGTTTCTCATTAACTCAATAAGAAACTAAGCAGCTTAAATGTGCAAATTCAAGCAGTTAACCTGCCTGTAACTCAATAATTTACTGTGCAACACGCTCCATTTTGTATACTAGGGCTGGGTCAAAAAAGCTGATTAATTACTGCATTGCAATATGAACTTCCCCAATGTATTATTGATTTAGAAAATGCAATAACAATAGTTGTAACAACGTTGTTAGAAGTGTAGAATAAGAGCAGGTTTAAATCTAGCTTGTTATCGAGTTCCGCTCCTGTAagagtgctcatattatgctttttggctttttccctttcctttattgtgttatatcttttttgtacacgttataggtttacaaagtgaaaaagcccaaagtcccccccaaagggacttaccatctccaacagaaaacactgttcacaaactgctccaaacagctctattgtagtccagcctttacttcagagacaaacgtggtcactttggaacacacgttataatgctcgcctagctgctagcatggcacgccctcatactctgcttctgactggctagcagtacttactgcatatgtgtgactcccaacaaagatggaacagaagtgagatgtctcactctgtagctaaaacagagagctcaacacacagggtgaaaagaggagctgcagcaatgtgcagtacaacacaaatatggtgtttattgaaaattaaaccatgtaaacctatttaggtacaacctctaaataaaattatgaacctgaaaatgagcataatatgagcactttaaaggagaggagagaaagaccacaaaacaaaatactctTACACTCAGCTGAAGTGAAGCACTAGGCTGCAACACATTTCTTTTGGTTTAATGAAAGGCATTCTCTTTTTGAGGGTTCTGTTATTACAGtattgaagaaaaaagaaaaagatattcaaatcccaaaattgaaaatcgAACCAAAGACAGTTGTGCATTGTTTACCTTGTGCTGCAAGTTCAGCTGAGGCACGTGTGTATgcactttacattttattttaatgcatACAGCACTGTAAATGGTTTCTTCTTTGCttaatagaaaataataaaaatggtgaaataagtttggggttacatttttttatacattttatcacGAATGTCAATATCTTATAAATTCtatacatttttgtcacctATGTGTATGAATATTGATTTCATGTGAAGTATTGAATTGATATTAAACTGTATCCGTATAGAATTGTGAGGTTTCTTGACAGTACCCAGCCCTGTTGTATGCTATTAAAACTTTCCTTTCTTGGCTACGTCCCACTAGTGCCTGTAGTGACTGATGGtactgattgtgtgtgtatagtcAAGCAGGAAGTAAACAGGACATGTGAGCCATCTAACTGACTTTTTCTCTCCGCAGgatgacacatacacagaaagtTACATTAGCACTATTGGTGTGGACTTCAAAATACGAACCATAGAACTAGATGGAAAGACCATTAAACTTCAGATTGTAAGTAACCTACTGCTTCACTTTTATATCGGTGTCCTTCAGGAACCGTAGCTCACTCAGAAAGTCTGTTTCTCAGGATTTTTCCTTCTCTGTACAACTGGAAACATTAAAGCATTAGTCTGCCCTTACTCtagatttttcttattgtcaaaaaaggcaaaaatgtACAGACCCAAACGCACCATGTGTTGGTCtctctctcaatactttctAACTTCTCTGCTGGGCTTCAGATCGTACAGTATATCGCCATTGTTGAGCGTTTTTTGCTCCTGTCACATTATAACTCACTGTGAGCTAATTTTTCACTTTATCTGCAAGTCTGGCATCTCAAATTAACAAGCATAACCATGGCTAGGAGTGGGAATAGCTCCTAAATATCTTTTGAGCAGTATAACAAAGTGTGTTATAATggcataaaacattaaaaaaaggaaaaaaaaagtaagttacatttattttatttatttatttttttaaatagaaaaacagTTGAAACAGATAATTCACAATTTCCCTAAATGTACACATGCATATACTAGAATTTTGGCTGTACATAATTCACACAAagaattatttacatttttacaaacttAACgccagtggtgaaatgtaacaaagtacatttactccagtacttaAATCCAAATGtcgaggtactttacttgagtcttttctttttatgccactttctacttctcctccgctacatttcagagagaaatattgtactttttactccactacattcatctgacagctttagttactagttttgCATTGCAAATTACTTTTACCTTTTACCCCtttatatatgggcgcctgctctaccaactgagctatccgggcgcgagtattttaacattgtggtattagtactcttactgaagtaaatgatctgaatacttctttacCACTGTTTAACAATAGactgtgctgtgtttttgtgctgaGGCTTGCAGTCTCAGTCACGGATTGGATGAATTTTCATCACATGACTATGCTTCACACTGTAAAGAGAATCATTGTCCCTTGTAGGGGAAAATCCGTAGAATTTTATGCATTTTACAGCTTCTTGATCATGTAAATGGTTGcttttatgcacatttttgAAGAAGGGCATGTGAATGCAAGTTTTTATCCACTTAGGCCTTGTGGGGGGCGATTAAGCTCTGttgggccaccaggcttgcaatatGCTAGTGGAAACTATGGATACATTCACTGTTGGTTTGGATCTGCACATGGGATTTGTtaacaagaacaaaaaatattaaatataatctttctttttttaataaactggaATAAGCATGTTAATAGtgtataaatgaaatgaactATGAATGCTAGAATGGTTGGGTATCATTTGGATTTAGGAGATTCTGCTTTTTTGAGAagtaaaccatctgtctatcaccaccaacataggtggtgatagacagatggtttatctaATCAGCAAACCAGTATTTTCACCCCTTAAttgttctccaacggaaagttcccagatggatatgccgagcaaatgcgaagcaatccatctggcggagtcaggttactCAGAGTGGCCACAAAAAAATCTTGAGCGCTCTCAAAAAAAGACGCTCTTTCTCCTCATTGGGaacaagtgcaaaaaaaaaaagaagacgcTATATGGACACTCATCCTAGAGCTACTGGTGCTGCTACTACTATTTAGGTTAATGTAAACATGTTATTTATAGGTTATAGGCCTACAGGGTTAATACAGTATACCCTCTATGAATTGCATATTGCGTGAATATTATTGCTGACATCAAATTTGTGCTTTAATGTAGTCAAATCATCGCAGGTTAGGGTCGTGCTGCAGCCATGAAGCTGCTTTTTAAGGTTGATTCGTGTGTCAGGATAGGAAGGACAGACACAGCAAGCACACCGGAGGTCTGCCTGTGGAAAGATGTGTTATGAGATGTTGCGgagatttagaaaaaaaagcctaCTTAAGATCAATGTGAAACCCTTGAGCTTACTATTAGGGAGCAATCCAAATGTAGGGCCtagcacacacagagaaggcAGATTAACAAGCACAGGCTTTCACCGTTTGTGCACAGACAGAGAGCCTACAGACAATGACATTAAAAACATGCATTACAATATTGGCTTATACAAGGCTGAACAACTTTTCCTCAACCATCTTCTGCCAGAGCTGTTGACCCGGGACATGGACCCCAGCCTCCTGGATGAACACACAATGTACTGTTCAAACTGCAATAGTCCAGAATATGGCAAGCTGATTCACTAAAGTACAAAAGTTGTTTCACTACAAGTGTTCAGATCAAAAGAAGACCATTTAAGTGGCTTTGCAATATAAAAGACAATATAGCTCCACATATATGTAATGTAAACCGTTAAAAGAAGTGTAAATAGTTCCTTTACAATCTGCAATTTTAGATTGGTGATTATCTTATCTGCGTACATTTGCTGCAATGTTGCTCCTAACATCTATAGATTTTGGTCGATAGATTCaaattttaaaaactaaatacttAAAAGAGAATGTCCATATACCAAATACAAATTTGAACGTTTTCCATCCCAAATGTTGTGTTCATTTGGAATAAAATGGTTATTAAAAACTGACACAttgatttgtttacattttaaatgtttcattattTTGTCTGCTCACAAACTGCATATGAATTCATTAAATtgttacataaataaaaagttcACTACTCCAAATACATCCCTGTGAACTTCAGTTCCTACTGTTTAAGTCCAGATTAATTTCTCACATCATTGCATATACAGTGGAAATGTATCGACTACAGTAAAGGAGAATTCAAAGACTGAGCATTATGTTTAACTATAAGAGCAATGTGGTAATGAGACCAGACAAGAGTGCAAGTACAACAAATAATTCGTAGTATTTATATGTATGACACATTAAATAGACTTTGTTAGAACTTAAATGTTCTGTAAAATGTCAATGCAGCACTCATTTAATTGTAGGTGTCAATATTAAAAGTCAGTCAAAATTGACTAAAATAAGTTATAAAGAGAACCATACCAGTTAACCCACAATGGAAGTCTGGTGTGTTTGTAGTACCCATCTAGTGTtttctttaggattttttttttttagcagtgggggcaggtctgtctgaACAACACCACCCCCGCGCCCCGCCACCAAATGTTTTACCTATGAAACGGAACTGACACTTGTATCTATCTACAACAGGTCAACAAAATGAATTTCACAAGAAATTCTTCATAGGGAAACCAAAACCCGAATGACTACATCTATAGACCATTTCCAATTTATATGATATTACACTGACTCACTTACCGTTTtaatgtttccagatgtttgataTCGGGACGATGAGCTGACAGAACTGACAAGTTGAACGTTGTCCACTTAGAACGGACCCACCGCGGTGACGTTTTTGGTTGAGCTGTAGGTTTAACTCGGAAGAAAGCGATGACAAactccatcaacacaacagtacgtgcagttaaactggacgggtccaataacctctgaatagttctacttgttgttaaattgcaatgtgagcggcatTATGAGCagcattatgtcggcaggatcatttaaaaggcaaccgcgactacattgtgcgtctgacctatttctgataccatggCGGCAGACATTTTGccgtggcgggccgccactacaaaatcaacatagaggaaacactggcatCTCAGTTCAGTCTGCTATTTCCTTTTTCACGTTGTGAATGATTAGCTGTCTCTGAGTATGTCTAACTTTTAGGCACTACACTTTGGCAAATATTTTTAATGCCCCACACACTATCACCATATCATCCAGGATGTCTACGTGAGTAAGTGGAATTACAGATGTTAAGCTTGAATTTTTTCCATTGACCAATGACTCTTTCCACTGACCAATGACTCTTTCCACATGTATCTCACATTTGAAAGTCTTCTTGATTTGTCCACTTCATGAGCAGAGAGTGGTTTCTTGCCTTAAAGGGGGTATGCTGCAAGGTCttccctaataataataataataataataataataataataataataataaataaaaaaatacaacctTGATTAGCCAAAATCTCATCCTTTGGGTCAAAGAATCATGATTTTGAGAGAGTGCAAGTCATTGATTTGTACTGATTTTGTACGGTTTCAGTTTGCGATTAGCACAACGGGCAGCTGCCGTGTCtctcacgcacacactacacacacagtacgcACACATCATTCTCACCCCAGTGGTATTTTTCGCCAAGACACAATGAATGTTGTTCTGCGTTTTAACTAGTATGTTGTTTATATTGACTACCATTCCACGTATGAAGTTAACCGGTCTGCCTGTGTCTGCTGAGAGACAcgggcagagcagagcgaagtctcagaggaaagagcagacatatcaacGTTGCTCGTGAAGCTATGTCTGGAAAATTGGGCAACTGGCTGATTGTATATGGCCCGATGTATGTTGGACCCTGTGTCATTTTAGCGGGTTACAGTACagtgaatgaaaaaaagaataaactgattattattattattgagtcATGTTCTTTAGTAACTGCaaccaaataaaacattatttacagGTTCCATAAACTGCATGAAGTTAATCGTGAATATGAATTGTgtaaagatcctttttttaaattctctggGGCTCCCTGGGAggtcacctggttgagcgtgcgccctatgtaacctaaccctaacccgattctgacctgcggtcctttgctgcccagaaaataatctttaaaaagtgTGAATTATAGTATGTGATCTTTGGAATCGGAAttttggaaccggttctcgatgcccaaacCAGCCTAATGCCACAATAAGTTGTTGTTGTGGCTATTAGTGGAGAAGTTTAAGACTAAGAATaaaagaacttaaaataaaactcTATTGAGAGACAATACTTTAATTGTGTTTGACCATTGAATGGTCAAATCTAGAGATATTTAATATtggtgaaaaatgtgataaCATTTGTATTGACAATTAAAATCTGTAAGTGTGTCGCCTTTGTCAACTGTCGAAGCCAGTGATCAACAGTATGAACTGTAATCATGTTTTTCCTCTGACAGTGGGATACGGCAGGTCAGGAGAGGTTTCGTACAATCACATCCAGCTACTACAGAGGTGCTCATGGTATCATTGTAGTGTACGATGTCACAGACCAGGTCAGTATAACACCACACCCTTTCATACCTATTAGAACTATTTATTCGTACACTTAGAGATGACACCCCTGTGCCAGAACTCCACAGATGCTCTACCTGCCACAAGGCCTTACACATCAGAAAGTAGTTctggtttttattttacaatccaGAGATGGTTTAATAAGTGGTGGTGGAACTAAAGGGAGGTTCCCCCTGAAACCATGGGGTGATGATAGTTCAGTTTAAACAAAATTACATGCAGTTACTGCTGCCCAGGGCTAACAGTTTGGAAATTCTAAGCGGGAATGACTGTGTGGAATTGACAACTACATGTGGTCTGCCCACATTGGTCCGTTAGTAAACACCTGCTTCAGTTAACTTCGCAATATCCTGACTTGATTTCAGACATGTAAGATATGTAACATGGAGATTTCAAAAGTTATAAGCAGCTGTGAGTCCACTCTTCTTCATAAAGTGTTGGAAGTTTGAAAGTTGGGCAAACTCATTTGATTGGATCCATAGCTTCTGTGTAGTGCTCATAGTTCATAAGCTGTAACATCATGTGGTCTTGTATTGCTTTCTGTCCTTACAATGTTTTAAACTAACTTCCCctcaaaaaaaaagtgccaaaaccaGTGAACACTGAtcttatagtgcgttccatttacctcggaactcggaagccggtgctgggaatgatgtcacacccgagttgaccACGTTCCGTTAAAACAAGTCGGATTTCACTTTGGGGTTTGCTTTATCCAGgctagccattgttagcaataccagttggtACCAATTCATTaggctgttttttgtgcatacaaacagtgaaacaacatgtccacaggtATAGGATACAGGCAGTACAacgtgtacgactgatttaatgatacacaaataagacagaattTATGCacgaaatgcataaaagttgtgctaagtcagctctgtttagttccggtgttcatttctttcacatctactgcagtcagattcactgtgttcactcagaaggaatcacttcacatgggtaggcacttgtaatgacatttagaacatgttaagaggctaaaagcacgtttaaaacctgccccgtttcagcctcctggggaGCATAACGCGGTGTAGGcgacaccgattgttttcgtttttctggctactgacagcactccaaatttacaaacaacagagctatgtgttgaaatcgaccggcaTTCTCGTTTTTAAGGGGGCACGTTTCCGACTTCCAACTCGGAAATTCCCACTTCCGAGTACAATTGGAACGCACTATTAAAATACATCCATATTGCATAAAATGTCTTACATTTGGCTCTGTGAAAGCTGCCGATGTCCTGTAGCAGAGTTAGTTAATGTTTAACTGCTCCCTGTCTCAGGAGTCCTTCAACAATGTCAAACAGTGGCTACAGGAGATCGACCGCTATGCCAGTGAAAATGTCAACAAGCTATTGGTCGGGAACAAGTGTGACCTGACGACAAAGAAGGTGGTGGATTACACAACAGCAAAGGTAATGCACCTGGGtatttactcacacacacaagctagtGTAGCAAACTAGGGGGTGGGGTATGTGGCAAAAATATCACTAATTAACTAATTAAGCACTTTAAAGGTTCTGTACTTGACATTTACAACAATAATGAATCAAATGAATCATTTATGCACTGCCTGGGAGTTTGATGCAACATTTCACTATATG
This window contains:
- the LOC144532888 gene encoding ras-related protein ORAB-1-like — translated: MNPEYDYLFKLLLIGDSGVGKSCLLLRFADDTYTESYISTIGVDFKIRTIELDGKTIKLQIWDTAGQERFRTITSSYYRGAHGIIVVYDVTDQESFNNVKQWLQEIDRYASENVNKLLVGNKCDLTTKKVVDYTTAKEFADSLGIPFLETSAKNATNVEQAFMTMAAEIKKRMGPGATAGGGDKPNVKLTPGTTVKPSSGGCC